The Vigna unguiculata cultivar IT97K-499-35 chromosome 1, ASM411807v1, whole genome shotgun sequence nucleotide sequence TGCATTGATATGAATTGTTGGGTTATGTATTCTTTCATATATGgttatagtcattgagagattgtggttctatggttatatgacattagtcttacacatataaagTATTTGACACCAGTTTTATgagtttctattattatatagtgtttaactttatctattatattaaatgtgagactttgactcatacttggactattcccaacatgaatatatattatttttataaaattatcctaataattttttgtctttgcataattaattttgttttttttttctttttccccgCTATTTGTATCATATTTCTTTTTGAAGAAATGTCAAAATTGATTTAAGATTTTCAATGTCATACtaataaattatcttctaatgtgtttttgtattttagttggTACTAGAGTTTGACTTCTAGAGTTAAACTCCCAACATCATAGTAAAGATAGTTAtcttgaaaaagttatgaaaaaaataagtttttaattgatcacttatttttaaatatttaggaAGGAGATTTGCAAAAATGATAAGTTTTCAATTTACCACTCATTTGCAACCTATCACTCATTTtctatatttagaaaaaaatatatatgaaaaaaatgaaaagttgtCAATTGACCAATCACtttcaaagaatttcaaatatGAGTAATAGAAGTAAagaataataacatattttaaatactatATCGTATAAAAATGCTTGATGTTGTTGAGAAGgaaaattatattctattttatgtCAACAACAACAATTATCTTCATGAATATGTATTTGTTTGAagtgtttcttttttatgtatttGACAAACTTATAATATAACATGTTCCATCGTTCACAGTAATTGTGAAACTCTTGGTTATGTAGTTTAATTTTTCAAGAGCGTTTTGTTAAGAagcactgtttttatttttaaaagcaCAAAGAGTATAAAAAGCATggttaaaaaaagtataaagggttttttttttaccatcttAATTCAAAAAAGAGATTAAGTaacttcaaaatttataaaatattgaaattctAACTTTGTAAAATCTGTTTATCCTTGAACATATtactataaatttttattttgtacaaaaaattaTACCTAAACTTACTACCAGCGAATTTTCgtcaataatttttcttatataggAACAAGatggaaaatattattttgaattttaacgtacaataaatttttacaaatacaaaagtttttttttcatgactATTTATCCCTATGAGTAatgttaaatgattttttttttcaaagaattttttccatatttattctgtctaataatatattattctcACTGATTTAACTATAGGAATTCATTAAGCAAATTTGACACAATCTTCATGCAATAATCATTGCGGCAAATATTTCTaaatgaacaaataaaaaaaatctgtcACAAAATTATTGTGGTAACTGTTGTAAGCAAGAAATgctaaaaaatagagaaaaaaaactaaaactccAACATACTACACTATAATAAATAGAACCTACTTTCTTCTGTGTATATGGTCTAAAAAATGAGGTTGAAGTATAGTAGAATGATCATAGCCATTAGGCGTAAATCCCTGTGATGGACCTGGTCGATTTGACAGGGTCTGAAATGTTGCATCGTACTGCAATTGAGAAGGGAGAGTTTGCAAAGCAACATTATTATATGGATGCATTGTTTGAATATTTGCATTGTAAAAACATGGTAAGGAGTTTTGGTTTTTGTCTAATCCATCTTCTTGTGTACTCATTCTGTGATCACTTGCACCAACTTGATTACTCCAATCCACTACTGTACTTTTTTCAATCAATTGGGTACAGTTTTGACCTAGTTGAAACAAAGTAGGTAGAGAACTTTGACTCTGATGACATGAATATGATGTTACTTGACTGTTATCATTAGTAGGAAAAACCTGTGTTTGAGACATGTTCTGTGTTTGAGACATGTTCTGCATAAAACTGAGGTGACTACCATCATAGTCTGATTCTGCTATTGCTTTTCCCTTCGAATCACGCTTGAACATGTTCATCCTTTGATTACAAGCATCAAGCTTAGCATCCAGAATGCCAACAAACATCCTCAATTGTTCCTCTTCAAGAACATTGTAAGATTCATCCCAGGTTGGGTACTTGAGTTGGATGTTCCCTTTGTGCACTTTGGAAATCTCACCTTCAATCCTTTTCATCCTTTCACTGAAATACTCTTCCACATCATACACCTTTGGACGCCTATCACTGGTGGTGTTCAGATATTTCTGAATCACACGTTTCAACTCTCTTGGGTCTTGTGGCCATGTTTCAGGTTCATCGAGAAACTTTGAGGCAAAGATAATCACACCAACGTCAACTGAACAAAGAGTCGAAAACTCGTAAACTTTCTTCATTAATCCGTTCTTTCTCTTCTGAAATGTTGTCTTTCGAGCCTTCTCTTTCTCGATCAGATCCATAGGTATCCTTCCACGCCCATTTTCTGCTATGCACAAACCTTTATATGCAAATAgtaatatataacaattattGTTTCTTTGCATCAGAATAGAAATAAGCTGAGTATTAGTTCTTGTTGTGATGACAATGTTGGGCTGAAGATATACAGCAAAAGAAATTCAAAGTTTTTGTATAAATGCGTACaacataaataacattaactttttcatgattCAAAAGTTTACTATTTTGTTTGTTCAAATATAAGTTCACATACCTCTTTGATctccttttttcctttttctgagTAATAGTTTAATTCTTGAAAAAACTCGGGTTTGTATTCTCTTTAGCTCGTTTCCTTCGCTTCCCATACATGTATCGCATGATAACATAATAAGCGTTGTCTTGGTCTGCGATTAAATAATAATCGagattttaatttccttttttatctTCCATTATCGTATTGGATTATAATTGGATTATccttaattaattcaaaaatatgtagAATCggaacattaaatatattttcattattttatttataaaaataaatatatttaatgactcaaatattttaaagttaattaatgGTTTCTTTATTTGGTAAGTAAAAGATTTAGAATAATTCTAATAGTGTACATGGTAACAACATAACTTctattaaatatctaaaactATTGACATTagtaaaaattttcatattacatggaattcttcttgtaaatttgttaaaaaaatttgtaagaaaagacttttttctgttatttttttaaaaatcttaattgacaGATAATTTTTTCATGGTAATTATatcattcaaaattataaaattcgtaaatcTGCATATTTATTTAGATCGTTTGATGCAGATTTAATTGAGATGCAGACTTACGAAACTTTAAAAgtcatataattacaatatgaaatattatgggTGATGAAATTTGTAGGGATTATGAAAATACGAAAGATACAACACATATATTAGATGGAgatagagatgacaaataaactcgtcctcgtgggtattgtccaaacccgtccccgttttgacaggaaattcccgcattgactgggtatgagtatgggtatggggaatcccctattttttcaattgggtatggggatgtacatatccccgccataatacccgtccccgtcaTATCTtcatcctcatttaaattattaaaatatttacaattaattaagtaaccctatataaatatatatatatatatatatatatattctattttttatttcttttaattatttggtttgttatgaaactcattcgcatctccaatatattttttatcttatcataacctttatgtaattatgttagaatgatgtatgtcaattaaaaaaaatatatatttctaacatttgaatatttatattattttttaatatttttatttattgcattttcctttcacatgagaatgtttaatactctcaatttaagtgtttaataacataaacattttatttactagataatatataataaaaattacttattattattaatttttgtttcatttgaaaaccttttttgtttcattaaaataatttttgatatttctcaaccattaagtatatatgttgatatttgaaaagttttcttagatctctaagattttcatcttatcatacccttaattatatatttgttttcctttcgtGATTCCTTTCGATAGTCtccaaattttttataagatacacatttttaattttttgtttattttaatcatgtaaaatactatttcgatatattttatctaattattttttattttctaactcattacaatcatactttaattttttcactataattgtatacataatttttatttactacaatataaaaatttaatgtaattgctattaatatttttttatcaccatccaacatatattggagttcaaaagatacaagatctatgttaaaattttattattatgattattgtttgttctttgcatcattttgataaagtgatgtattataacttttattagtgtataaaaaaagattcattataatttaaaaattgaagtaaataaacatttaaaatatattttaatttgaatattttttccttttatatttttttaaaataattttaaattttatcaagtaGGGTTCATTAATgtttttcattaatgtttgcaaatttaataaatattttgattctcataaaattttatttgatattctaatctaaaatgtaaacaattataatttatttcaaagtatttgatatcgaataaacaatcatcctcttaatattgaatatttgacaatattatgtttcctttaccgtaattttttcattattttattaaaattaatattaaagtagtaagaaaacgggtatgggtatgggtacgagattatactcgttatccggtggggatggggatgggacaaaattttaatacccgttgggtttgggtatgaggatgaattttttttatgggaatgggtatgggatagcgaaatcCGTTCCCGCCCCGCTCCCTTGCCATCCCTAGATGGagaacttgttattttattttattttattcatatatatatatatatatatatatatatataacaaaatataaaatatttacaaaatctCAATCTTTCTTGATTTcctaattctaaaataataactaatttctaaaattgaaagatatttttaaaaataaaatatttcctaaaagcaaatttaaataaaaaagatatgaaataaatattctCAATCGTGAGTCATATAATAAACTCAAGAAACTCTATAAAAGGTTGAACAAACTATGAATGAAATCGCTGCTATCAAATGTGATGATAATAGTAAATGCGTATTATCTTATTCAAATTATTAGAAAGTGTTATCAAGATGTTATATGAAGGAGTTGAAATATTCTCTTTATTATCATCTTTATCATCTTATTAGTTAAATCAAGTTCAAGGTATGCTTTTCACCCTTCGTTAAAATAGTCAATCGACAATTATATATAAACGGATCAAAAATAGTCGTC carries:
- the LOC114190991 gene encoding floral homeotic protein GLOBOSA-like; translation: MDLIEKEKARKTTFQKRKNGLMKKVYEFSTLCSVDVGVIIFASKFLDEPETWPQDPRELKRVIQKYLNTTSDRRPKVYDVEEYFSERMKRIEGEISKVHKGNIQLKYPTWDESYNVLEEEQLRMFVGILDAKLDACNQRMNMFKRDSKGKAIAESDYDGSHLSFMQNMSQTQNMSQTQVFPTNDNSQVTSYSCHQSQSSLPTLFQLGQNCTQLIEKSTVVDWSNQVGASDHRMSTQEDGLDKNQNSLPCFYNANIQTMHPYNNVALQTLPSQLQYDATFQTLSNRPGPSQGFTPNGYDHSTILQPHFLDHIHRRK